One genomic window of Candidatus Nitrospira inopinata includes the following:
- a CDS encoding sirohydrochlorin chelatase, whose protein sequence is MRHPVRWLIVSLLIVLFAGNSFADVPGAEVGKKVGVLLVNHGSRSATWRNALLQLEFSVTPSLLAIPSVKGVKTAFMEYTEPSIATRMKEFDAAGFTDVIIVPVFLTVSPHTFDDIPTILGMKEDPRSLQQLKIENIQRYTPRARPHLTPPLDFTDLLQKNLLRRVSALSKDPAREGLVLIGYGDETYDKEWVELFNKVADFIRERTGIVGYSYGWCGHIANYNPEETTAAINTVLKTAGTALVIPVLVSHDEMFQIKIIGDGIARVPDNKRRVVYKPDAILPDPDVERWVITVAQEYVDKIQPRMSHVN, encoded by the coding sequence ATGCGTCACCCTGTTCGTTGGCTCATCGTCTCGCTCCTGATCGTGCTGTTCGCTGGAAACAGTTTTGCCGATGTCCCAGGTGCCGAGGTCGGAAAAAAGGTTGGCGTTCTTCTGGTCAATCACGGTTCCCGTTCCGCCACGTGGCGAAACGCCCTGCTGCAATTGGAATTCTCCGTCACCCCCTCTCTTCTGGCCATCCCGTCCGTTAAGGGAGTGAAAACGGCCTTCATGGAGTATACGGAACCCTCCATCGCCACGAGAATGAAGGAGTTCGACGCCGCCGGCTTTACCGACGTGATCATCGTGCCGGTCTTCCTCACGGTGAGTCCCCACACCTTCGACGATATCCCGACCATTCTGGGGATGAAGGAAGACCCCCGCTCCTTGCAGCAGCTCAAGATCGAAAACATTCAGCGCTATACGCCGCGAGCCCGTCCCCACCTGACCCCGCCTCTCGATTTCACCGACCTGCTCCAAAAAAATCTATTGAGACGGGTTTCCGCCTTGTCGAAGGATCCCGCCCGCGAGGGTCTAGTCCTTATTGGTTATGGAGACGAAACCTACGACAAGGAGTGGGTCGAGCTGTTCAACAAGGTCGCGGATTTCATCAGGGAACGCACGGGGATCGTCGGCTATTCATACGGCTGGTGCGGCCACATCGCCAATTACAACCCGGAGGAAACGACCGCCGCGATCAACACGGTGCTCAAGACGGCCGGCACAGCGTTGGTGATCCCCGTGCTGGTCTCGCATGATGAGATGTTTCAGATCAAGATCATCGGTGACGGCATCGCCAGGGTTCCCGACAACAAGCGTCGCGTCGTCTATAAACCGGACGCGATTCTTCCCGACCCCGACGTCGAGCGGTGGGTCATCACCGTCGCTCAGGAATACGTCGATAAAATCCAACCCCGGATGTCGCACGTGAACTGA
- a CDS encoding sirohydrochlorin chelatase has translation MSRQTITRYATTLLFALGVQAAAAEAAPSKVGFLVLAPDRGYLGNKEISSLVDEFKQTYPVALGFVGRDETGVKGDYASYLTRAARSLKEAGVTEIVAIPLFVSESDPLLARIKPLLPAYADELPVRWAPPMAHDYLIAQIVLDRITALSEHPETERVILVGTGAVDEASEQAIKTDLHRLLAYVNRYRAFRETEAVILYERDADRARQKNDAALARIMSHAAKAGRTLVIPAFIGPKLDSSMSLSAWLGTQFGNTRVAYRPEELLPHPNALLWLKKTANREMPLAAEQIGVVVMPHGSTQPWNDAVEATIRPLMAKYPIEMAYGMGDPFIIQDAVSRLEQRGIRHVVFVRLYALDHHMKSLTDYILGLSDHPPADDHDGGHGSAGAPPQVRTAVTFSTFGGYEQNPDIATVLHKRIAELSQDPTEETVLLLAHGDGTDEGDNRWIAVMNEHIARLRQEPHCAKLKDIRALTVREDWPDKREKAVATVRATIEEASREGRVLVIAHRLYGAGPYRHMLAGLNFELNDRGLVDPALTRWIEDGLTRLTAELTSRDEQAAQVRP, from the coding sequence ATGTCCCGACAGACCATCACGAGATACGCAACGACCCTCCTGTTTGCGCTCGGTGTTCAGGCCGCGGCGGCCGAGGCCGCTCCCTCCAAAGTAGGATTCCTGGTGCTCGCTCCCGATCGGGGATATCTCGGCAACAAGGAAATCTCATCCCTGGTCGATGAATTCAAGCAAACCTATCCGGTGGCGCTTGGCTTCGTCGGGCGAGACGAGACGGGAGTCAAGGGAGACTATGCTTCCTATCTGACGAGGGCCGCTCGGTCATTGAAAGAAGCCGGCGTCACGGAAATCGTGGCGATTCCCCTGTTTGTGTCGGAGTCTGACCCGTTGCTCGCGCGCATCAAGCCGCTGTTACCGGCTTACGCCGACGAACTCCCCGTGCGATGGGCTCCCCCCATGGCGCACGATTACCTGATCGCTCAAATCGTGCTGGATCGCATCACCGCTCTCAGCGAGCATCCTGAAACGGAGCGGGTGATCCTCGTCGGAACCGGAGCGGTCGACGAAGCCAGTGAACAGGCCATAAAAACGGATCTGCATCGTCTGTTGGCCTACGTGAACCGCTATCGCGCCTTTCGCGAGACCGAAGCCGTCATTCTCTATGAGCGAGACGCAGACCGAGCGCGGCAAAAAAACGACGCGGCTTTGGCTCGCATCATGTCCCATGCGGCGAAAGCGGGCCGAACCCTCGTGATTCCCGCCTTCATCGGCCCAAAACTGGATTCATCCATGTCGCTGTCGGCCTGGCTGGGGACTCAATTCGGCAACACCCGCGTCGCCTACAGACCGGAGGAATTGCTTCCCCATCCGAACGCGCTGCTGTGGCTCAAGAAAACCGCCAACCGCGAAATGCCCCTGGCCGCAGAGCAGATCGGCGTTGTCGTGATGCCCCACGGATCGACCCAACCGTGGAACGACGCGGTCGAAGCGACGATCCGGCCGCTCATGGCCAAGTACCCTATTGAGATGGCCTATGGCATGGGAGACCCGTTCATCATTCAGGATGCGGTCTCCCGTCTGGAACAACGCGGCATCAGACATGTGGTCTTTGTCCGGCTGTACGCCTTGGATCATCACATGAAGTCGCTCACCGATTACATTCTCGGCTTGAGCGATCATCCACCTGCCGACGATCACGACGGCGGGCACGGATCGGCCGGCGCGCCACCCCAGGTTCGCACCGCCGTTACCTTTTCGACCTTCGGCGGCTATGAGCAGAATCCCGACATCGCCACGGTGCTTCACAAACGGATCGCCGAACTGAGCCAGGACCCGACGGAAGAGACAGTCCTGCTGCTGGCCCACGGCGATGGGACCGACGAAGGGGACAACCGGTGGATCGCCGTCATGAACGAACACATCGCGCGCCTCCGCCAAGAGCCCCACTGCGCCAAGCTCAAAGACATCAGGGCGCTCACCGTGCGGGAAGACTGGCCGGACAAACGCGAGAAAGCCGTCGCCACCGTCCGGGCCACCATCGAGGAGGCCAGCCGAGAGGGCCGCGTGTTGGTCATCGCCCATCGGCTGTATGGAGCAGGGCCGTACAGACACATGCTGGCAGGGTTGAATTTTGAGCTGAATGATAGAGGACTGGTCGATCCGGCGTTGACCCGCTGGATTGAGGATGGGCTGACGAGGCTCACGGCTGAGCTGACGTCGCGGGATGAGCAGGCCGCGCAGGTTCGGCCATAG
- a CDS encoding winged helix-turn-helix transcriptional regulator, whose translation MMGAVPLRKEPSTNKSGKDNHSPRFQGLLAHKRKPGTVQQADHHATASLKEGEGRLDIPFTIKSLSAPLHKEVVSPSVPLPRPESAAHGRSPNELVVLSADQTLAGYLEVVLRRAGYVTRSAVTTSHLCSISRQLAPSLVLVDCRVNDWPMMRTEPTLRHVLLLTVVPAGCSYPEDRLLEDVACGVDGFHRVEDGPRLLTATVGACLRRLKGRIPPRGIHRIGAIELDGDQHEVRIAGQPVRLSAKPFAILKALMQSYPAVCRRDELLARIWGPGFAIGARVLDAHVHVIRRLLAQHPESRCHIATVRKIGFKLGVGKGKREFFSRSASEPIQLTGDDPGCMPRHPVETSTVAAARSFMSVTKMLLRPGDKDQRSGGLAKRFVTIYSIEGGKSCVTLFVGSSSRS comes from the coding sequence ATGATGGGAGCCGTACCACTCAGAAAGGAGCCATCGACCAACAAATCTGGTAAGGACAACCACTCTCCACGATTCCAAGGTCTCCTCGCCCACAAGCGGAAACCAGGAACTGTCCAGCAAGCAGACCACCATGCCACCGCGTCGCTTAAGGAAGGGGAAGGACGATTGGACATTCCATTCACGATCAAGTCCTTGAGTGCTCCCTTGCATAAAGAGGTTGTCTCCCCGAGCGTTCCGCTCCCCCGGCCAGAGAGCGCGGCTCATGGGAGATCACCTAATGAGTTGGTCGTGCTCTCGGCCGACCAGACCCTGGCCGGATACCTCGAAGTAGTGCTGCGCCGCGCGGGATATGTGACTCGCTCCGCCGTCACAACCAGCCATCTATGTTCGATCAGCAGGCAATTGGCCCCTTCTTTGGTCCTCGTGGATTGCCGAGTCAACGATTGGCCAATGATGCGCACGGAGCCGACGCTCCGGCATGTGCTGCTCCTCACTGTGGTTCCCGCTGGCTGCTCCTATCCAGAAGACCGCTTGCTGGAAGATGTGGCCTGTGGGGTGGACGGCTTTCATCGTGTGGAAGACGGTCCCCGGCTCTTAACCGCCACCGTTGGCGCCTGCCTGCGGAGGTTGAAAGGACGTATCCCCCCTCGCGGGATCCACCGCATTGGTGCCATTGAGCTGGACGGGGACCAGCACGAGGTGCGAATCGCCGGCCAGCCGGTTCGACTTTCTGCCAAACCCTTCGCCATCCTCAAGGCCTTGATGCAATCGTATCCAGCCGTGTGCCGAAGAGATGAGTTGCTCGCTCGCATCTGGGGACCTGGTTTTGCCATCGGCGCCAGGGTTCTGGACGCCCATGTACATGTCATTCGAAGACTGTTGGCTCAACATCCTGAGAGTCGCTGCCACATCGCGACCGTCCGCAAGATCGGCTTCAAGCTTGGGGTCGGGAAAGGGAAGCGAGAGTTCTTCTCCCGCTCAGCCTCCGAACCCATTCAACTCACCGGTGATGATCCTGGCTGTATGCCCCGACATCCAGTTGAGACGTCTACCGTTGCGGCCGCGCGGTCTTTCATGTCCGTGACGAAAATGCTTCTCCGGCCAGGTGACAAAGACCAGAGGTCGGGAGGCCTCGCCAAGCGTTTCGTCACCATTTACTCAATCGAAGGAGGTAAGTCATGCGTCACCCTGTTCGTTGGCTCATCGTCTCGCTCCTGA
- the bfr gene encoding bacterioferritin yields MKAKEGVVNLLNKILTANLTAINQYFVHAKMCENWGYERLYHKIRSRSIDEMKDADDLIGHILYLEGVPNVQRMNKVDVGETVPEQLKLDLKAEQEMLTLLSEGIVHCTKAGDFTTRHMLEDMAKDVDGHIDWIETQMETIKQVGLANYLAEQIKKES; encoded by the coding sequence ATGAAAGCCAAAGAAGGTGTCGTCAACTTGCTGAACAAAATTCTCACGGCGAATCTGACGGCCATCAACCAATATTTCGTCCACGCCAAAATGTGTGAAAATTGGGGGTATGAACGGCTTTACCACAAAATCCGCAGTCGCAGCATCGATGAAATGAAAGACGCCGACGACTTGATCGGTCACATTCTCTATTTGGAGGGTGTTCCCAACGTGCAGCGGATGAACAAGGTGGACGTCGGCGAAACGGTGCCTGAACAGCTCAAGCTGGATCTGAAGGCCGAGCAGGAGATGTTGACGCTGTTGAGCGAAGGCATCGTCCATTGCACGAAGGCGGGCGATTTCACCACTCGCCACATGCTCGAAGATATGGCCAAGGACGTCGATGGCCACATCGATTGGATCGAAACGCAGATGGAAACCATCAAGCAAGTGGGGCTTGCAAACTATCTGGCCGAGCAGATCAAGAAAGAATCCTGA
- a CDS encoding copper resistance CopC family protein, translating into MMVQAWRVHALSMIVLAIVTMTMMMGIAVPPAHAHSKLVKSEPPQRAVLSKPPEHVRLWFNEEIEGDYATLVVLDAAKHPVTDLKPHVAQDDAKSIVLPLPELQPGKYSVKFRVLSVDGHVVESSFDFVVKDKDKVHGK; encoded by the coding sequence ATGATGGTACAGGCATGGAGAGTTCACGCGTTGTCGATGATCGTTCTGGCGATCGTGACCATGACGATGATGATGGGCATCGCCGTTCCACCGGCTCACGCACATTCAAAATTAGTGAAATCCGAACCGCCGCAACGGGCCGTGCTGAGCAAACCGCCGGAACACGTTCGGCTGTGGTTTAATGAAGAAATCGAAGGCGATTATGCCACGCTCGTCGTTCTTGATGCGGCGAAGCACCCCGTGACCGATCTCAAGCCTCACGTTGCTCAAGACGACGCCAAATCTATTGTCCTGCCGCTGCCGGAACTCCAGCCTGGAAAGTATTCCGTAAAGTTCCGCGTCCTGTCGGTGGACGGCCATGTGGTGGAGTCTTCCTTCGACTTCGTCGTTAAAGATAAGGATAAAGTGCACGGGAAATGA
- the bfr gene encoding bacterioferritin, whose amino-acid sequence MKAKEGVVGYLNQVLRAELTAVHQYMLHAALCKQWGYERLCEHFERLVHEEVKHSSGLLDHILYLEGTPEVGSVDAVASGRTVQELFVGDLDFEREDGELLRKAIVHCADVGDFTTRHKLEDMIVDTEEHIDWFETQLRAIGQIGLDRYLGEQIKR is encoded by the coding sequence ATGAAAGCCAAAGAAGGGGTCGTCGGTTATCTCAATCAGGTGCTCAGGGCCGAGTTGACCGCCGTGCATCAGTACATGCTGCATGCGGCTCTGTGTAAACAGTGGGGTTATGAACGACTGTGCGAGCACTTTGAACGCCTCGTCCACGAAGAAGTTAAGCACTCATCGGGCTTGCTGGATCACATTCTGTATTTGGAGGGGACGCCGGAAGTGGGTAGCGTGGACGCAGTCGCCTCGGGGCGCACCGTTCAGGAGTTGTTTGTCGGCGATCTCGATTTCGAGCGCGAGGATGGAGAGCTGCTTCGCAAGGCCATCGTCCACTGCGCCGACGTCGGAGATTTTACGACCCGTCACAAATTGGAAGACATGATCGTTGACACCGAGGAGCACATCGACTGGTTCGAAACCCAGCTTCGCGCCATCGGACAGATCGGCCTTGACCGATATCTCGGAGAACAGATCAAACGCTAA
- a CDS encoding cupredoxin domain-containing protein translates to MNKKLFSAPLWLTLLAGLTGCGQSDKPPVPAQQAPVGTTVNVTLREWAVVTDNTMVSSGSVTFRVTNTGTLPHELVILKLNAGVTPGTMPLKDGVVDESASGTVIDEIEETDLPPHATQSKSVTLTPGKYALFCAVVENNDQAPETEINTTKVSHYQLGMVATLTVL, encoded by the coding sequence ATGAATAAGAAGTTGTTCTCCGCCCCGCTGTGGCTCACCTTGCTCGCCGGCTTGACCGGCTGCGGCCAAAGCGACAAGCCCCCGGTACCGGCTCAGCAAGCCCCGGTAGGCACGACCGTCAACGTCACGCTCAGGGAGTGGGCGGTCGTGACGGATAACACCATGGTGTCATCCGGGTCGGTCACCTTTCGGGTGACCAATACCGGCACTCTCCCTCACGAACTCGTCATTCTGAAGCTCAATGCCGGGGTGACTCCAGGTACCATGCCTCTAAAAGACGGGGTCGTGGATGAGAGCGCCTCCGGCACCGTCATCGACGAAATCGAAGAGACCGATCTGCCTCCCCATGCCACACAATCGAAGTCGGTGACGTTGACACCAGGCAAGTACGCGCTGTTCTGCGCGGTCGTCGAGAACAACGACCAGGCGCCCGAAACCGAAATCAACACAACCAAAGTGAGCCATTACCAACTCGGCATGGTCGCCACACTCACGGTCTTATAA
- a CDS encoding PEP-CTERM sorting domain-containing protein, with protein MNSMKSLLTSGILGLGLCFASGQTAQATQAVWDVNFTPAGWTRGVTPGSLYAEWNVFNDNIPGGNIQDTTPEVANFGGGTYRLEELTGAAFLTSGGNIYSPVAPIAFEFTIGNMGGAPSDTRDVYLRLGSVGEFNVSLNRSFTNFLLNGIGGTYSLLYNEAVVGGFGGNEVEALVSWLGVPNASSFRITWNAVGSSVSLDQLSIDIGPGRSPAPIPVPGAVYLFGSGIIGLATMARRKRQAA; from the coding sequence ATGAACAGTATGAAGTCATTGTTGACGAGCGGCATTCTCGGTTTAGGGCTCTGTTTCGCCTCCGGTCAGACGGCCCAGGCGACACAGGCCGTGTGGGATGTCAACTTCACCCCCGCAGGGTGGACACGAGGCGTCACACCCGGCAGCCTCTACGCCGAATGGAACGTCTTTAACGACAATATTCCCGGTGGAAACATTCAAGACACCACGCCGGAAGTCGCCAACTTCGGAGGCGGCACCTACAGGCTGGAAGAACTCACCGGCGCCGCGTTCCTTACCAGCGGAGGCAATATCTACAGCCCCGTCGCGCCAATCGCCTTCGAATTCACCATCGGCAACATGGGCGGGGCGCCATCCGACACCCGTGACGTCTATTTGCGTCTAGGGTCGGTGGGTGAATTCAACGTCTCGCTGAATCGCAGCTTCACGAACTTCCTCTTGAACGGTATCGGCGGCACCTATTCGCTGCTGTACAACGAGGCCGTCGTAGGCGGTTTCGGTGGGAACGAGGTGGAAGCGCTCGTGTCATGGCTGGGAGTGCCGAACGCCTCGTCGTTCCGAATCACGTGGAACGCCGTAGGGTCCAGCGTCAGCTTGGACCAGCTCTCGATCGACATCGGTCCTGGACGATCGCCGGCGCCTATCCCGGTGCCCGGCGCGGTGTATCTGTTCGGCTCCGGCATCATCGGCCTCGCGACGATGGCTCGACGCAAGAGACAAGCAGCCTAA
- a CDS encoding energy transducer TonB family protein produces MELLRNRIVRLQAYPPLARQRGWEGIVVVKATIDKDGHLINAAVTKSSGYGVLDDDALGLMRRACPLPLTQALNKPKITVVVPIRYRLNEFDR; encoded by the coding sequence ATGGAGCTGTTGAGAAACCGGATCGTGCGCCTCCAAGCCTACCCCCCTCTGGCTCGCCAGCGCGGATGGGAAGGAATCGTGGTCGTCAAGGCGACGATCGACAAGGACGGCCATCTGATCAACGCGGCAGTGACGAAAAGCTCGGGTTACGGAGTGCTGGATGACGACGCGCTGGGACTGATGCGGAGGGCTTGCCCTCTCCCTCTCACGCAAGCTCTCAACAAGCCCAAGATCACGGTCGTGGTCCCCATTCGCTACCGACTCAACGAATTCGATCGATGA
- a CDS encoding PepSY-associated TM helix domain-containing protein has protein sequence MSWINRETLARLNVAAHRDIGYTCASLILAYCLSGIAVNHIGDWNPDFVITKQTVALPRSLTKEQITPERIEEFGRLVKEDSYKIYDFPTIDQVKIYYDNASLHLNLTTGEGTYEKVSRRPLLYQVNALHLNRLQGWKWVSDVFALVLIVLSLTGLFILRGKYGLARRGRWLVLAGLAPPIVALLIFEIK, from the coding sequence ATGTCGTGGATTAATCGGGAGACCCTTGCGCGGCTGAACGTGGCCGCTCACCGCGATATCGGCTACACCTGCGCCTCGCTGATCCTGGCGTACTGCCTTTCCGGCATCGCGGTAAACCATATCGGCGATTGGAACCCGGACTTTGTAATCACAAAACAGACGGTTGCGCTGCCTCGTTCGTTGACGAAAGAGCAAATCACCCCGGAGCGGATCGAGGAATTCGGGCGACTTGTCAAGGAGGATTCTTATAAGATTTATGACTTTCCGACGATCGACCAAGTGAAGATTTATTACGACAACGCGTCCCTTCACCTGAACCTGACGACGGGGGAGGGCACGTACGAGAAGGTCTCGCGAAGGCCGCTCTTGTACCAAGTCAACGCGCTCCACCTCAACCGGCTGCAAGGGTGGAAATGGGTTTCCGACGTGTTCGCCCTCGTACTGATCGTTCTGAGCCTGACCGGCTTGTTTATCCTGCGAGGGAAGTATGGGTTGGCTCGACGGGGGCGATGGTTGGTGCTGGCGGGGCTGGCGCCGCCGATCGTGGCGCTCTTGATCTTTGAGATCAAGTGA
- a CDS encoding TonB-dependent receptor domain-containing protein yields MNHILRGAAFSAIVLLIPGAIGGGMGHAADHAVEGAPQPDDELDTDQDPSLVLAEVEVKGKRDAVEVDPVRSRTTVTGRELNRRQADNVFTVLQDTPGVATDGGPLMGGMKFNIRGFNDTEDVLLKLDGAVRNFEKYRSGSGVFIEPELLKEIEVTRGPAGVLQGSGAIGGAVEMRTKDAADLLRPGERFGARAKSGFSSNNMETLVSGSTYGMAFGALDLLANVTWRDSDNIRTASGNELPNSTSNRLSGLAKATYRWRPSTSLSLGETYLQEETLQPFDATIGIPGVFGFVRRAVADSTSTANLEYTPASPLLSRWITLKGAAGYTSTSVTDSDRQSARGIPILDSPTNFWDYRIATFNVTNTTALRVGPILNTVTYGVQYNRNARETTTERLNPGTRRRETVDNLSQPSGTRAFLAYMIENRLDVGHVSLTAGLRHDTYKTEVDAQETRDLLRAEGRSPVIEFGKTAPAAGIAWNMFGGPLTAFYNYAEAFRPPLVDEYFTQGPFSRCNRFLFGRLAPDSGVCGDRYVPQTARNHEFGLSLSYPGLFAPGTLLTAKVVYYRIHVAHTLYSLMARTATGARCEPFNFSLPNRICTSFTQDGEEYRQGLEIEMGFRTDHWFSNLALSGVRGKQVCEGERDLFDIPGDTLVFTVGRSDLGHRLEYGYRIRAVDSRLVITGSTAQVTAPCAAGLIIGRQAGYVVHNLFASYQPYDWLSLNVAADNVTNTRYFLNNGFGGGIGQEAPGYNVRFFVTLSY; encoded by the coding sequence ATGAACCATATACTCCGTGGAGCGGCATTCAGCGCGATCGTGTTGCTGATACCGGGCGCGATCGGCGGCGGGATGGGCCACGCAGCGGATCACGCCGTCGAGGGAGCTCCGCAACCGGACGACGAACTGGATACGGATCAGGATCCGTCACTGGTGCTGGCGGAGGTGGAAGTGAAAGGAAAACGAGACGCCGTTGAAGTCGATCCGGTGCGCTCACGCACGACGGTGACCGGTCGGGAGCTCAATCGGCGGCAGGCGGACAACGTCTTCACCGTTCTCCAAGACACCCCCGGCGTAGCGACCGACGGCGGGCCCCTCATGGGCGGCATGAAATTCAACATTCGGGGATTCAACGACACCGAGGACGTGCTGCTCAAACTCGACGGCGCCGTCCGCAATTTCGAAAAATACCGCTCCGGCAGCGGGGTCTTCATCGAGCCGGAACTGCTCAAAGAGATCGAAGTCACGCGCGGGCCCGCCGGGGTCTTGCAAGGGTCCGGCGCCATCGGCGGCGCGGTGGAGATGCGGACCAAAGACGCCGCCGATCTTCTCCGTCCCGGCGAGCGGTTCGGGGCTCGCGCCAAGTCGGGGTTTTCCAGTAACAACATGGAAACGCTTGTCTCGGGCAGCACCTATGGGATGGCGTTCGGCGCGCTCGATCTGCTTGCCAACGTGACGTGGCGGGATTCGGACAACATCAGAACGGCAAGCGGCAACGAATTGCCGAACTCGACGTCGAACCGGTTGAGCGGATTGGCGAAAGCGACCTACCGATGGAGGCCCAGCACAAGCCTCTCGCTGGGAGAGACCTATCTTCAGGAGGAGACGTTACAACCGTTCGACGCGACGATCGGCATCCCCGGTGTCTTCGGCTTTGTGCGCCGCGCCGTGGCGGACAGCACTTCCACCGCGAACCTAGAGTATACACCGGCCTCGCCGCTGCTTTCCCGCTGGATCACTCTCAAGGGAGCAGCGGGTTACACCAGCACAAGCGTCACGGATTCCGATCGGCAGAGCGCCAGGGGTATCCCCATCCTCGATTCGCCGACGAATTTTTGGGATTACCGCATCGCCACATTCAATGTCACCAATACGACGGCGCTGCGTGTCGGGCCAATCCTCAATACCGTCACCTACGGCGTCCAGTACAACCGGAACGCCCGCGAAACGACGACCGAACGACTGAACCCCGGCACCCGCCGGCGTGAAACGGTGGACAATCTGAGTCAGCCGTCGGGCACGAGAGCTTTTCTTGCGTACATGATTGAAAATCGTCTTGACGTCGGCCACGTGAGCCTCACCGCCGGTCTCCGGCATGACACCTATAAGACCGAAGTCGACGCGCAGGAAACCCGTGATCTCTTGCGGGCGGAAGGTCGAAGTCCCGTCATCGAGTTCGGGAAAACCGCTCCGGCCGCCGGGATCGCCTGGAATATGTTCGGCGGCCCCTTGACGGCGTTCTACAATTACGCCGAAGCCTTTCGCCCTCCGCTCGTCGACGAATACTTCACGCAAGGTCCGTTCAGCCGCTGCAATCGCTTTCTCTTCGGGCGACTGGCTCCCGATTCCGGCGTCTGCGGCGATCGCTACGTTCCCCAGACCGCTCGCAACCATGAGTTCGGACTTTCGCTGTCTTATCCGGGATTGTTTGCGCCCGGCACCCTGCTGACGGCCAAGGTGGTGTACTACCGCATTCACGTGGCCCATACCCTCTATTCGCTCATGGCGCGCACGGCCACCGGCGCGCGATGCGAGCCGTTCAACTTTTCGCTGCCCAACCGCATCTGCACGAGCTTCACGCAGGACGGGGAAGAGTATCGGCAGGGACTGGAAATCGAGATGGGATTTCGGACCGACCACTGGTTCAGCAATCTGGCTCTCTCCGGCGTGCGGGGCAAGCAGGTGTGCGAAGGCGAGCGAGATCTGTTTGACATTCCAGGCGATACACTCGTCTTCACCGTAGGGCGGAGCGATCTCGGCCACCGGCTGGAATACGGCTATCGAATCCGAGCGGTCGACAGCCGGCTGGTCATCACCGGCTCGACCGCTCAAGTCACGGCCCCCTGCGCGGCCGGTCTGATCATCGGTCGGCAGGCCGGTTACGTCGTGCACAACCTGTTCGCCTCCTATCAGCCTTATGACTGGCTGAGCCTCAACGTCGCCGCCGACAACGTGACCAACACCCGCTATTTCTTGAACAACGGCTTCGGCGGTGGGATTGGCCAAGAAGCGCCGGGCTACAACGTCAGATTTTTTGTGACGCTCTCATATTAG